Below is a window of Vicinamibacterales bacterium DNA.
GAAGCGCTGTGTCGCGGCCCCACTTGTCCATCGACTCTTCCAGCGTCTTCGAGTAGCCGTAGTCAACCAGGGACGTGAAGTACTGCTCGTCCACGCCGTAGTGGCGGCCGGCCTGGAGCAGTTCCTCCGTCCTGATCAACCCGAGCGCGTCGAACAGTTGCGGGCCAATGGCGTTGTCGCCAGACTCGCCGCGATTGAGGGTGAGCAGGGCCAGGCGGGCGCCGTCGCCCCGGCTCAACTTCGCCAGCACGCCGCCGTGTTCGTCGTCCGGGTGGGCGGTCACGTGCATCACGCTCGCGGTGGTCCGCAGCTTGAGCAGGTGCTGCCAGACCTCGGACGCCCCGTCTTGCCGGGGCACGCTCTGCGCGCCAAACCCGCCGATGGCGCCCACCACGAGCACCGGTGCCAACCACGTCACACGCCGCATACGCACACCCGCCTTACGCAACGATCCGCCGCCAACGACGCATCCACGTCAGAAGTAGAACTTCAGCGCCAGCTGGATCTCCCGCTGGTCGCCAATCGAGCTGGTAATGCGCCCGAACGTGCCGAGGTTCGAGATGTTGGCGGCCGGGAAGCCGTAGTTCACCCAGTTGAATAGGTTGAACGTTTCCACGCGGAGCTCGGCGCGCTTCTCACCGCCGAACGCGATCGATCGGAAGATCGAGAGGTTCATCGACTTCGAGCCGGGCCCGCGCACGGTGTTGTTGGCGCAGTTGCCGTAGGTGCGCGTCGTGGTGGCGGCAAACGCCGCCGGATCCATCCATGAGGCCAGCGTCTGGTTGAAGCTGTCGGGCACCGCATCACCCACGCAGTTGGCGCGCGCGATGCGGCCGGGCCCGGTGCCCGCCTGATCGGTGGTGGTCACCGTGAAGGGGCGTCCGTCGCTCAGCGTCAGGATGCCGTTGACCGACCAGCCGCCGACAATGGCGCCGGCGACGCCGGCCGTGGCGAACCGGCGTCCCGGCCCGAAGGGCAGTTCGTAGATGAAGCTGGTGACCAGCCGGTGAGGGATGTCAAAGGCCAGCAGGCCGTAGTCCTTCTCCATGGCATACGTCGAGCCCGGAGCGTTGCCGACGGCGCCGCCGCCAGCGCTGAGGTGATCGAGAAAGTCGCCCTGCGCCTTGCTCCACGTGTAGGCCACGGTGTACGACAGCCCGCCGCTCATGCGCCGCTGCATCCGCGCCTGCAGCGCGTCGTAATCGGCGCGGCCGTTGGTCACGATCTGCTCGAGATAGGCGCTGCCGTAGCCGTACTGCGCGTACGGAAAGGTCACCGTGCCGCCCGAGATGATGCCCTCGTTGAGGTTGCGCAGCCGCCGGCCGTTGCGCGTGCGGTTGCCCACGTACTCGATGGCTCCCACCATGCTGCCGGCGAACTGGAACTCGGGACCGAAGCTGAACTGCCGCACGATGGGCGTGTCCTGGTTGGGATCCTGGATGCGCCACTGCACGATGGCCGGGTTCACGGTCGCCGGCGTGAGCGGGGTAAAGCCCTGCGCAAACGTGAAGGCCGGCGCGTCGTTCGCCGAGTTCGCGGTGATCGACGCATCCACCAGTTGCGGCAGGTTCAATCCGAGCTGGCTCTCGCTGCCGTAGCGGTCGGTCTGCTGGTAGAAGATGCCGAAGCCGCCGCGAACCACGAGGCGCGGCGACACGCTCCACGACACGCCCACGCGCGGAGCGATGTCGTTGCGGTCCGGGTGAACCAGGGCGCGATCGAACAGGCTGCCGTCCTTGGCGGTGAACACGCGCCCGGTCGCGGGTTCGATGTTGGTCAGCAGGTTCTGCTTGTCGAGCAGCGGCGTGAACATCTCGTAGCGCACGCCCGCCGTGACGGTGAGGTCCGATCGCACGCGCCAGCTGTCTTGCACGTAGAACTGCCAGCCGTTGGCGTAGAGATCAGGCTCGTGGAAGAGGGTCAGCCGCTGCGTGCTCGACAGGCCGAGCAGGAAGTCGCCAAGGCCGAAGCCGGTGTAGCGGCCGTCGTTGAAGCCCAGCTCGCCATTGAGCGAGCGCAGGTCAATGTAGTTGAGCAGGTCGCGGCGGAACTCGGCGCCGGCCTTCAGGGCGTGGCTGCCCTTCTGCCAGGTCAGGTTCTCCGACACCTGGAACACCTGCGAGTCCTGGAACTGCGGGCGGAAGAACGGGCCGCCCAGCCGCGCGAAGCGCGCGACTGGCATGTGCGGAAGGCCGCCGTAGAAACGGGGATCCTTGGGCACGCCCTTGATCCCGTATTCCGCGTTGGCATCAATGCCAAACGCCGGATGCACGACATCGGAACGCACCTTGTTGTACGACGCCCGCACTTCGTTGAACAGGCTGGAGCCGAACACGCGCGACCAGCCCGCCACCGCGCTCTGCCCGCGGTTCAGGATGTCGCTGGCGAAATCGCCGGAGGCGACCGGGTCGTCCAGCAGCGGCGGCTCGATGCGGTTGGTGTTCTGGAAGCTGTAACGGGCGAACACGTGATCGCGGCCCGCCGACAGGCTGTGGTCGACGCGGATGTCGAACTGATCGACGTCGTTGTTCAGGATGCCGTTGGAAATGAAGTTGTTGTTGAAGAAGCCGGTGCCGGGCACGTTGGGCGCCGGGTACAGGCCAATCAGCTTCGCCGCCACCGGGTCGATGCAGGAACGGTTGATGATCTTGTTCACCGCATCCACGCATCCCGCCGGCACGAACGGGTTGCTCGCCACCATGTTGCCGGTCAGCTCGCCCAGGTCGCCGGCCCGCATGCGCGCGGTGGGCACGGTCGCGGTTTGCGACAGGGCCCGCTCGGTCCGCGACGACTGGTAATCCCCGAAGAAAAACGTCTTGCCGCGCACCAGTGGGCCGCCGAAGGTGCCGCCGGCGATCAACTGGTTGAAGGGCCCCTTGGCGCGGCCGGCGCGGTTGTTGTCCCAGGTGTTGGCGTTCAGCGACTCGTCCCGGAGAAAGGCGAACAGCGAACCGCTGTACTTGTTGGTGCCCTGCTTGACCGAGGCGTTGATGACCGCGCCCGCTGCCTTGCCGAACTCCGCCGAGTAGGTGCGGGTCTGCACCTTGAATTCCGACAGCGCGTCAACCGGCGGCTGCACCACCTGCGGGCTGCGTTCCTGTAGGTTGGTGGAAAACGAATTGTTGTCGGCGCCGTCGAGCGTGTAGTTGTTCCAGGTGGCGTAGTTGCCGTTGGCGTTGAAGAAGGTGTCTTCGCCGCGGCTGGTGATGCCGGCCGGCGCCGCGACGACGCCCGGCGACAGGAAGGCCAGCTCGGAATACCGGCGGCCCAGCAGCGGCAGGTCGCGCACCTGGCGCGCATCGACGACGTTGCCGATGTCGGCGGACTGGGTCTGCAGCAGCTCGGCGCGGCCCGTCACCACCACTTCCTCGGTCAGCGCCCCCACGCTCAGCTGCAGGTCCACCTGCGTCCGTGATTGCACGCTCACGCGCACGCCGGGGCGCGCCGCGCGCCGGAAACCCTGGAGTTCGGCGGTCACGCTGTAGGTGCCGACGCGAAGCCCGGAAAATATGAACTCGCCGCGCGCGTTGGTCACCGACGTGGCCGACACGCCGGTGCCGTCCTGAATCGCGACCACGCTCACACCCGGCAGCACCGCGCCGCTGTCGTCAACCACCCGGCCGACGATGACGCCGGTGTCAATCTGGGCGAATGCGGACGCCGTGAAAACCAGGAGGAAGAGTACAGCCAGGGCAAGGCGAGCACGGTGCGTCATCGGGATGACTCCAGGGCCAATTAAAGACTGGCCCGGGCAGTATCCGGCCCGCCTCTGCCGATGTCAATCTCCCCCCCGCGCGGAGTGCAGTCGCCGGTGCGGGGTTACTTGCGAATGGCGTCGATGCTCCACTTGCCGGACCCGACCGCCGCGACGTACAGGAACAGGAAGCTGTAGAGCGCCGCCAGTTCACCGTTGTTGACGATGGGCCAGAAGCCGCTCGGGGCGTGGGCCTGGAAGTAGGCGACGGCCATCTCGCCGCTGGCAATGAAGGCGACCGGTCCGGTGAACAGGCCAAGGGCAATCATCGCGCCGCCCAGGACTTCGATCAGCCCGGCCAAGCCCATCTGTGACATCAGCTCCACCGGCGCGGTTCGCCCGAACCCGCCAAACAGCTTGGGGAGACCGTGCTGGAAGAAGAGAAAGCCGGCCGCGATGCGCAGCAGGGCGTAGATATGGGGGCGGAAGGGGGCGAGCAGCTTGTCCATGCAGGGCATACGCTGCCCGCCCGGCTTGTGCTTACTGCTCGCGCAACGCGATCATCGGATCAACCCGTGTCGTCCGCAGCGCCGGCAGCACGCTGGCGGCGACGCCGGCGATCATCAGCGTGGTTGCGGCCAGGGCAAACGACGGCACGTCGAACGGGCCCACGCCGTAGAGGATGCCCTGCATCGACCGCGCCAGCAGCGTGGCGGCCACCAGGCCGACGACGCCGCCAATGGCGACCAGGATCACGCTGCTCTTCACCACCAGCGTCACCGTATTGCCGCCCGACGCGCCGAGCGCCATGCGCAACCCGATCTCTTTCGTCCGCTGCGACACCGAGTACGACAGCACGCCGTAGATGCCGAGCGCGGCGAGCAGCAGCGCGGCCAGCGCGAACAGCGCCAGCAGCGTCGTGCTGAGGCGCGGCAGGAACACGGCGCGCGCGAGAATCTGGTCCATCGTGCTCAGCTCGTAGATCGGCTGCCCCGGATCGACATCCCAGATCACGCGCTGGATGGTGTTGGCCACCGTCATCGGGTCCTGGTTGGTCCGCGCCACCACCGCCATGCCGGCCGTCGGGCTCTGCTTCATCGGCAGGTAGACCTGCTTCTTCGGATCGGTGTCCAACCCCTGGTTGTGCACGTCGCCGACCACGCCCACCACCTCGCTCTTGCCGTGCGGGTTCTGGATGATCTGCCCCAGCGGGCTGCGATCCGGGAAGTACCGCCGCGCCATCGTCTCGTTGATCACGCTGGTGCGCGGGCCCACCTCGGCATCGCGCTCGTCGAGGAAGCGGCCCTCGAGCAGCTTGATCCGCATGGTCTCGAAGTAACCGGGCGCGACAATGCGGACGTCGGCGAGGGGATCTTCGGTGGGGGGCGGCTGCTGCCCTTCCACGTTGAACGGCAGCGCGCTGGCGGCGCCGACGTCGTGCAGCGGCATGGCCGACACCGCCGAGGCCGCGGTCACGCCGGGGGCGCGGCGCATCCGCTCGATCACGTCTTCGTAGAACCGCACCTGCGTCGCCCGCTGATACTTCGTGGTGGGCAGCAACACGCGCGCGGCAATCAGGTTGGTGGAGTCGAAGCCGGGGCTGACCTGCATCAGCTTGGAGAAGCTGCGCGTCATCAGTCCGGCGCCCACCAGCAGCACGAGCGCGAGGGCCACTTCGATCACCACGAGTCCGCTGAGCAGCCGGCGCGCGTACGGGCTGCCCGTCGATCCCGTGGATTCCTGCAGGTTGTCGCGCAGGTCCTGGCGCGAGGCGTGCAGCGCCGGCAACAGGCCGAAGGCAAGCGCCACGCCGATCGAGATCACGGTGGTGAACAGCAGGACGCCGCCATCGAGGTGGATTTGATCCATCCGCGGCATCTGGCCCTCGGGCAGCGTCGCGAGCAGCCGCAGTCCGCCGAAGGCGGCGAGCAGGCCGAACGCGCCGCCCGCCAACGACAGCAGCAGGCTCTCCGCGACGATCGGCTTGGCGACCTCCCATCGGCTCGCACCGAGCGCACCGCGCACCGCCATCTCGCGGCGACGGCTCGAGAGCCGCGCGAGGAGGAGGTTGGCCATGTTGGCGCAGACGATCAGCAGGAGGAAGCCGACGGCGCCCATCAGCACCATCAGCGCCGGCCGCGATGCGCCGACCAGTTGTTCGTGCGCCGCCACCACGCGGGCGCCCCAGCCGTCGTTGCTGTCTTTGAACTCGCTGGCGATGCGGCCGGCCAGCAAGCTCACTTCCTGCTGGGCCTGTTGCGGGGTGGCGCCCTGCGCGATGCGGCCGATCACCGTGAGCGAGCGCGCCCGGCGCGAGCGCCCGTGCATGTCCTTGGGATCGAACGCGAGCGGCGTCCACGCTTCCACCTTGGTCGCCGTCGGGAACTCGAACGACGGCGGCATCACGCCGACCACGGTGAACGGCACCGCGTCCATCTGGATGGTCTTGCCGATGATGCCGCGATCGGCGGCGAGCACGCGCGTCCAGAAGCCGTGGCTCAACACGACCACGCGATCGGCGCCGGGCACGGCTTCGTCGGCGGTGAACGTCCGCCCCAACGCGGCGTTGCTCTTGAGCACGTTGAACAGGTCCGGCGTCGCGCGCAGGCCGGGCAGGTTTTGCGGATCGCCGTTGCCCTTGTAGGAGAAGTCCACATGGCGATACGCAGCGAGCGACTCGAGGCTCGTGCTGTCGCGCTTCCAGTCTTCGAACGTCGGGATCGACACCGGCCCCTGGTTGCCGTCGGGGTTCACCTCCCACAGCACCGCGATCTTCTCAGGGTCCTCGTAGGGCAGCGGGTTGAGGACCACCGTCTTGATCACGCTGAAAATGGCGGTGTTGGCGCCAATGCCGAGAGCGAGCGTGAGCACCGACACCAGCACGAAGGTGGGCTGGCGGCGGAGAGTGCGGAAGGCGTAGGTGAAGGCGGCGGTCCAGTCGGCCATGGGGCGCATTGTAGTGGAGTCAGTCACTTACCTGTCCACCGAAGCGCCTGGCGCGAAGGTGGGGCGTCATTTGATCGACGGTGTCTCCGGGTACTCCGTCACAAAGTCACCGTAGAGCTTCTCGGCGCAATCCGGGCAGACGCCGTGCGAGAACTGCGCTTCGCTGTGCTCCTGGACGTAGCGTTCGATCTGCTGCCACTCGCCCACGTCCGTGCGCACGTGCTTGCAGCTGGCGCAAATCGGGATGATGCCGCGCAAGGCGCGCAGGTCCTGCGCCGCGCGGGTGGCGCGCTGTTCGGCCTCGCGCTCGCCGACGCGGGCCTCGGCTTCCTGGCGCCACGATTGCGACACCAGGTCCTGCAACGCGACCCGGCGGCGTACCGCGAGCACGCCGGCGAAGTTCACGAACAGCAGCACGACGATGTCGGCCGCCATGCCGGCGTCGGACGGCCCGTTCAGCCACACCACGCGGGCGGCGATGAGGAACGCCGACAACAGCAGCGGCGGGAGCACCTGCCTGGTCACGGTGTTCGGTACGGAGACGTACATGATGGCGAGGATCATCAGCATCGGCGCCAGCAGCAGGTTCGTGCCTCGCGGCCGCTGCAGTTGCAGCGCGACCAGGACGGCAACCGAGGCGAGGGCCGTTATGAATATGCCGCGCGACAACGCCCGGCGAGTGTCCGCGCCGCCCGTTAACCACAGTCCCATCACGGGCACGGCCACGGTCAGCACGCGGGTCAGCACCCGGCTTTCGATGCTGGTCTCCCCCGGCAGGATGCCGAGCAGGTCGAGGCCGGCAAAGAAGGCGACCGGAAACAGGATGGTCAGCAGCAGCAACCGGACGAGCCGGCGGTCGCTCTCGACGCGCAGCCCCTCGAGGGCGATCGGTTCAGCGGCCGCGGGCATGCTCATGGCTACCTGTTCAGGTTATGCCAGTCCGCCCTCGTCGGGATCGGGAATTGCATCTATAGATCCCGGGCTCGGGCGTCACATCGCCCGATGAATTGGGGTAACAACGTGATCGGGCACAAATACGCGGTAATCGTTCTCGTCGTGTCACTCGCCGGCTGCGCGAGCGGCCGGTTTGGCCCGCCGCCCGACACCAAGGCTCCGGACGGTCCCCACACGCTGAAGAAGTTGAGCGTGGCGGAGCGCCAACAGGTGCTCCAGCGTGCTCATGTGTGGCAATCCATCGATACCGGGTCGCTGAACCTGATCGCGGGCCCGGCGCTGCCGCCCGCCCTGCGCATTACGCCGCAGACCACGTGCACGTTTGTCTTTCCCGACAAGCCGCTCGGCGGCATGACGCCGAAGTTCCTGTGCGAGCTCAAAAAAGACGATGTGGTGAAGGTCAAGTATGGGGAGAAGAACGGCGAGGTCTACGCCGAGGTGGCGGCCAGCCGCCTGCTGTGGGCGTTGGGCTTCAGGGCGGATGTGATGTCGCCTGCCCGCGTGACCTGCCACGGTTGTCCGCCAGATCCGTTTGCCGTGAGTGCCGCCGACTGGCGGCGCGGCAGCTCGGCCGAAGGGGCGACGCGCGTCTTCGAGCCGACGGCGATCGAACGGCGCCTCGCGGGGTCACCCGTCGAGGTGCCGGGATACGAAGGCTGGGCGTGGCCCGAACTCGATCAGATTCGCGAGCGTGGCGGCGCCTCGCGCGCGCAGATCGACGCGTTCAAGCTGCTCGCCGTCTTCATCCAGCACTCGGATTCGAAGCCGGATCAGCAGGAAATTATCTGCGCCGAAGGGCAACGCCGCAGGGGCGCGGGCGGCAACGAGACGTGTGGGTCGGCGTGGCTGGTGATCAAGGACCTGGGCGGCTCGTTTGGCAAGGCCACTCGGTTCAACACCAGCAAGATGAAGCTGGAAGACTGGGACAGCGTCGGCATCTGGAAAGACGCCCGGCAGTGCATCGGCGACCTGCCGAGGTCGCTGACCGGCAGCCTGGAGGACCCGAAGATCAGCGAGGCGGGCCGCCGCTTCCTGTCGCGCCGGCTGTCGCAGCTGCGCGATCGGCAGATTCGCGACCTGTTCACGGTCTCGAACGTGGAGCAACGTGGAGAGACGATCACGGCTGCCGACGGGAGCAAGCGGAAGGTGACGGTGGACGACTGGGTGCGGGTGTTCAAGCGAAAGCGCGCGGAGATCGCCGCGGCGCGCTGCCAGGGATGATTGGGGTCAGGTCAAGAAAATCACAGTTGGGGATGATTGGGGGTCTGACCCCAATCATCCCCAACTGTGATTTTCTTGACCTGACCCCAATCATCCCTCGACCCCAATCATCCCTTTTGGAGGGCAGCCGCCATCTCCCGGTAGCGGCACAGCGCGTTCGCCAGCTGCATCTGCCGCGGCGTCCGGCACTCCGGCTCGAACAGCCGCGGCGACGCCACCAGGAACACCGCGCATCGCGCCCGTGACGTGGCCACGTTCAGCCGGTTGAGGCTGTAGAGAAACTCCATCCCTCGCGGCGCATCTTCCGGCCGCGACGTCGCCATCGAGTAGATGACCACCGCGCAGGTCTGCCCCTGGAACTTGTCCACTGTTCCAACTGGAACCGCGGGGCCCAACCGTTCCGCAATCCGATTCACCTGCGCGTTGAACGGCGCCACCACGCGGATGTCACCGGCCGTCAGCTGCCGCGCCGCGCCCTTCTCGTCAATCCACATCGATCCCGGCGCGAGCAGGTGCTCCACCAGCGCGGCCACGACCCCGACTTCCTCATCCGATGCGCTCTGGCAGCCGTCGTGATCGACCGGCACCATCCACAATTTCGACCCCGCGACCGCATCCACGCCGCTCAGGGCTTGCCGCTCGAGACCGGCCTTGGCCGTGAGCTTGCCTTCATAGAACAACTCCGACGTGAATTCCGTCAGCGTCGGCGACATGCGCCAGGTGATCGGCAGGAAGATGCCGCGATCGGGCGGCATGGTCCCGTGGTCGCCGAGCACATGCTGCAACGCCGACACGCCCACGCCGTCGGGGTGGCTGGCCTTTTCCGGCTGATCGAGCTGCTGCGGATCGCCCAGCAGCACCAGGCTGTTGGCCGCCTGGGACACGGCAAGCACGTTGGCCAGAGACACCTGCCCGGCTTCGTCCACGAACAGCACGTCGACCGCCGCCGCGAACTCCTCGCGTGCCCACATGAACGACGTGCCTCCGAACACGCTCACTTCGCCGCTGGTGATGGCCGCGAGCGCGGGCGGGTTGTCGTCGAACTCCACGATCGGCCCGGGCGTGTCGCTCATCTCGCCCGGCTTCGCGCCCACCTTCACCGGCCGCCTGGCGTTGGCCGCCTGCGCGATCACCTCGTCCAGCAGGTTGCGGATCACCTTGTGGCTGGTAGCCATCACGCCGACCTTCTTGCCCGCGGCCACCAGCGCGAGAATCATCCGCGCGCCGATGTAGGTCTTGCCGGCGCCCGGCGGTCCCTGGATGG
It encodes the following:
- a CDS encoding TonB-dependent receptor, with the translated sequence MTHRARLALAVLFLLVFTASAFAQIDTGVIVGRVVDDSGAVLPGVSVVAIQDGTGVSATSVTNARGEFIFSGLRVGTYSVTAELQGFRRAARPGVRVSVQSRTQVDLQLSVGALTEEVVVTGRAELLQTQSADIGNVVDARQVRDLPLLGRRYSELAFLSPGVVAAPAGITSRGEDTFFNANGNYATWNNYTLDGADNNSFSTNLQERSPQVVQPPVDALSEFKVQTRTYSAEFGKAAGAVINASVKQGTNKYSGSLFAFLRDESLNANTWDNNRAGRAKGPFNQLIAGGTFGGPLVRGKTFFFGDYQSSRTERALSQTATVPTARMRAGDLGELTGNMVASNPFVPAGCVDAVNKIINRSCIDPVAAKLIGLYPAPNVPGTGFFNNNFISNGILNNDVDQFDIRVDHSLSAGRDHVFARYSFQNTNRIEPPLLDDPVASGDFASDILNRGQSAVAGWSRVFGSSLFNEVRASYNKVRSDVVHPAFGIDANAEYGIKGVPKDPRFYGGLPHMPVARFARLGGPFFRPQFQDSQVFQVSENLTWQKGSHALKAGAEFRRDLLNYIDLRSLNGELGFNDGRYTGFGLGDFLLGLSSTQRLTLFHEPDLYANGWQFYVQDSWRVRSDLTVTAGVRYEMFTPLLDKQNLLTNIEPATGRVFTAKDGSLFDRALVHPDRNDIAPRVGVSWSVSPRLVVRGGFGIFYQQTDRYGSESQLGLNLPQLVDASITANSANDAPAFTFAQGFTPLTPATVNPAIVQWRIQDPNQDTPIVRQFSFGPEFQFAGSMVGAIEYVGNRTRNGRRLRNLNEGIISGGTVTFPYAQYGYGSAYLEQIVTNGRADYDALQARMQRRMSGGLSYTVAYTWSKAQGDFLDHLSAGGGAVGNAPGSTYAMEKDYGLLAFDIPHRLVTSFIYELPFGPGRRFATAGVAGAIVGGWSVNGILTLSDGRPFTVTTTDQAGTGPGRIARANCVGDAVPDSFNQTLASWMDPAAFAATTTRTYGNCANNTVRGPGSKSMNLSIFRSIAFGGEKRAELRVETFNLFNWVNYGFPAANISNLGTFGRITSSIGDQREIQLALKFYF
- a CDS encoding ABC transporter permease, with the translated sequence MADWTAAFTYAFRTLRRQPTFVLVSVLTLALGIGANTAIFSVIKTVVLNPLPYEDPEKIAVLWEVNPDGNQGPVSIPTFEDWKRDSTSLESLAAYRHVDFSYKGNGDPQNLPGLRATPDLFNVLKSNAALGRTFTADEAVPGADRVVVLSHGFWTRVLAADRGIIGKTIQMDAVPFTVVGVMPPSFEFPTATKVEAWTPLAFDPKDMHGRSRRARSLTVIGRIAQGATPQQAQQEVSLLAGRIASEFKDSNDGWGARVVAAHEQLVGASRPALMVLMGAVGFLLLIVCANMANLLLARLSSRRREMAVRGALGASRWEVAKPIVAESLLLSLAGGAFGLLAAFGGLRLLATLPEGQMPRMDQIHLDGGVLLFTTVISIGVALAFGLLPALHASRQDLRDNLQESTGSTGSPYARRLLSGLVVIEVALALVLLVGAGLMTRSFSKLMQVSPGFDSTNLIAARVLLPTTKYQRATQVRFYEDVIERMRRAPGVTAASAVSAMPLHDVGAASALPFNVEGQQPPPTEDPLADVRIVAPGYFETMRIKLLEGRFLDERDAEVGPRTSVINETMARRYFPDRSPLGQIIQNPHGKSEVVGVVGDVHNQGLDTDPKKQVYLPMKQSPTAGMAVVARTNQDPMTVANTIQRVIWDVDPGQPIYELSTMDQILARAVFLPRLSTTLLALFALAALLLAALGIYGVLSYSVSQRTKEIGLRMALGASGGNTVTLVVKSSVILVAIGGVVGLVAATLLARSMQGILYGVGPFDVPSFALAATTLMIAGVAASVLPALRTTRVDPMIALREQ
- a CDS encoding DoxX family protein, which produces MDKLLAPFRPHIYALLRIAAGFLFFQHGLPKLFGGFGRTAPVELMSQMGLAGLIEVLGGAMIALGLFTGPVAFIASGEMAVAYFQAHAPSGFWPIVNNGELAALYSFLFLYVAAVGSGKWSIDAIRK